From a region of the Zingiber officinale cultivar Zhangliang chromosome 10B, Zo_v1.1, whole genome shotgun sequence genome:
- the LOC122029656 gene encoding major pollen allergen Ole e 10-like, with translation METRSFSLSLFLLILSSALLPGGTTKLVQGQKTWCVSKPSSDDATLAANLNYACSQVDCSILQRGYGCFYPDTLMSHSSIAMNLYYQSRGRNFWNCYFRGSGLLVTTDPSFGSCVYAYG, from the exons ATGGAAACAAGATCCTTCTCTCTGTCTCTGTTCCTGTTAATCCTTTCCTCTGCTTTGCTTCCAGGGGGAACTACAAAGTTGGTACAGGGACAGAAGACTTGGTGCGTATCGAAGCCTTCCTCGGACGATGCGACACTGGCGGCCAACTTGAACTACGCGTGCTCTCAGGTTGACTGCAGCATACTGCAGAGAGGCTACGGTTGCTTCTACCCGGACACGCTCATGTCGCACTCTTCCATTGCCATGAACCTCTACTACCAATCCCGCGGCCGGAACTTCTGGAACTGCTACTTCAGGGGCTCCGGCCTCCTTGTCACTACAGACCCCA GTTTTGGGAGCTGCGTCTACGCGTATGGGTAA
- the LOC122030354 gene encoding probable receptor-like protein kinase At2g42960: MYASLDSHRLDLRYVAPEYANTGLLNEKSDVYSFGVLLLETVTGRYPVDYGRPANEVNLVEWLKMMDGNRRAEEVVDPNLEAKPAIQALKRTLLVALRCVDLDSDKRPKMGQVVRMLEADEVPYREDWRNRWHQAGNMEIESHTGYSSSDQENNVGIRRSY; encoded by the exons ATGTATGCTTCTCTAG ATTCACATCGGCTGGATCTCAGGTATGTGGCTCCCGAATATGCTAACACTGGTCTTCTAAACGAGAAGAGCGATGTTTATAGCTTTGGAGTGCTGTTACTGGAGACAGTTACTGGTAGGTATCCTGTGGATTACGGCAGGCCGGCGAACGAG GTGAATTTAGTTGAGTGGCTCAAAATGATGGATGGGAATAGGAGGGCTGAAGAAGTAGTGGATCCAAATCTTGAAGCAAAACCAGCTATCCAGGCGCTTAAACGCACCCTTTTGGTTGCTCTAAGATGCGTTGATCTTGATTCTGATAAGAGACCTAAGATGGGCCAGGTTGTTCGAATGCTTGAAGCAGATGAAGTTCCATACCGTGAG GACTGGAGAAACAGATGGCACCAGGCAGGAAACAtggagatagaatcccacacggGGTACAGCTCGAGTGATCAAGAAAATAATGTTGGAATTCGACGAAGCTATTGA
- the LOC122029655 gene encoding probable receptor-like protein kinase At2g42960 has translation MSSESSLRAKLLQKTPVFGLRLWVIIGIGVGVLIVFILSILFIWMTSKRKTRTFNDLPISQIPNISKEITVDRVGNQCVAQTLQDREGPFFLPRDKITGMDLGKTLAQLTMSKSSDADNMSQMSLIDHHDRAGSSHSGDEGISGPTRKTYSRYALVSASPLAGLPESSHLGWGHWFTLRDLELATNRFSKESVLGEGGYGVVYRGRLINGTQVAVKKLLNNLGQADKEFRVEVEAIGHVRHKNLARLLGYCIEGIHRMLVYEYVNNGNLEQWLHGAMRRHGVLNWANRMKIILGTAKALAYLHEAIEPKVVHRDIKSSNILIDGECNGKISDFGLAKFLGSDKSHVATRVMGTFG, from the exons ATGTCATCTGAAAGTTCATTGCGCGCGAAATTATTACAAAAGACTCCAGTTTTTGGTCTGAGACTTTGGGTCATCATTGGCATCGGCGTTGGTGTCTTGATCGTCTTCATTCTATCTATCTTATTCATATGGATGACATCGAAGAGGAAGACAAGGACTTTTAATGACTTACCAATCTCACAAATACCAAATATCTCAAAGGAAATCACAGTTGACAGAGTTGGTAATCAGTGCGTTGCACAAACTCTTCAGGACAGGGAAGGTCCTTTCTTCCTCCCGCGGGACAAAATCACTGGTATGGATTTGGGAAAGACACTTGCACAATTGACCATGAGCAAGTCGAGTGATGCTGATAACATGAGTCAGATGAGCTTAATAGACCACCATGACAGAGCAGGGAGTTCACATTCAGGTGATGAAGGAATCTCAGGGCCCACTAGAAAAACGTATTCTAGATATGCACTTGTTTCTGCATCTCCTTTGGCTGGACTACCAGAGTCCTCACATCTAGGGTGGGGTCACTGGTTTACTCTAAGGGATCTTGAGCTCGCTACAAATCGTTTCTCCAAAGAGAGTGTTCTTGGGGAGGGAGGATATGGAGTTGTTTATCGGGGCCGTTTAATAAATGGAACTCAGGTTGCTGTCAAGAAACTTCTAAACAATCT GGGACAGGCAGACAAGGAGTTCAGAGTGGAAGTGGAAGCCATTGGTCATGTTCGACACAAGAATCTAGCGAGGCTTTTGGGATATTGTATTGAAGGAATTCATAG GATGCTTGTGTACGAGTATGTCAATAACGGCAATTTAGAGCAGTGGTTACATGGAGCCATGCGTCGACATGGTGTACTCAATTGGGCGAATCGCATGAAGATTATCCTTGGCACGGCTAAGGC GCTTGCATATCTACATGAAGCTATTGAACCAAAAGTTGTGCATCGAGATATTAAATCAAGCAATATCTTGATTGATGGTGAATGTAACGGGAAGATATCTGATTTTGGATTGGCTAAGTTCTTGGGTTCGGATAAAAGCCATGTTGCAACTAGAGTAATGGGAACATTTGGGTAA